One window from the genome of Lacerta agilis isolate rLacAgi1 chromosome 18, rLacAgi1.pri, whole genome shotgun sequence encodes:
- the LOC117039415 gene encoding plasmalemma vesicle-associated protein-like, producing MEKNPYTMAKLGLELKENPNKRDCGFYMKYFFLFLSLIQFLIILGLVLFMVYGTSEESTKKHQKVLQDQLSQCNQKGEALGREIGDFKSRLNASQVEARLSKTQATMYNRTSVNNYNEKVKCQELRKQDALAQQMSRECAYNLYLLNMTTQVRIDSLQEKLAALELRSKLEQDALSGAKKNLEDLLDRTEKEKRTCEIDRLGEQSRMQTYQSLGSQVLSKLDPVPDNLRSSFDHAMAQFTACYQLGGAQHEFRQLTDAMRAQFDALARQVDQKVSSVAEENGGLQRQKATCAHSLQEKERQAGEQKQQCEREKQLLRDAQDAETKKMYAERQQLVGEKETLQLQLQQSKTACLNLRGTSSFPSSSFVRPGSPVSSGGANTMGSHWNAGKVVNNAGSVSSPHIFLGRAGAVGQPNPASPGIPSNADRLRTVENKRPPLEIGKLPNQLPAIPAGQPPSG from the exons ATGGAGAAGAACCCGTACACGATGGCCAAGCTGGGGCTGGAGCTGAAGGAGAACCCCAATAAGAGGGACTGCGGCTTCTACATGAaatatttcttcctcttcctctctctcatccagttcctcatcatcctgggtcTGGTGCTTTTCATGGTGTACGGCACCTCGGAGGAGAGCACCAAGAAGCACCAGAAAGTCCTGCAGGACCAGCTCTCGCAATGCAACCAGAAAGGCGAGGCCCTCGGGCGCGAGATCGGAGACTTCAAGAGCCGGCTCAACGCCAGCCAGGTGGAGGCCCGGCTGAGCAAGACCCAGGCCACCATGTACAACAGGACCTCAGTGAACAACTACAACGAGAAG GTGAAATGCCAGGAGCTTCGGAAGCAAGACGCACTTGCCCAACAGATGAGCCGGGAATGTGCTTACAACTTGTACCTTCTGAATATGACGACTCAAG TCCGAATCGACTCTCTCCAAGAAAAGCTCGCAGCTCTGGAGTTGAGGAGCAAGCTGGAGCAAGACGCCTTGTCCGGGGCCAAGAAAAACCTGGAGGACCTACTGGACCGGACCGAGAAGGAGAAGCGGACTTGCGAGATCGACAGGCTGGGAGAACAGTCGCGGATGCAGACCTACCAGAGCTTGGGCTCCCAGGTCCTCTCCAAGCTGGACCCCGTCCCCGATAACCTGAGGTCGTCCTTCGACCACGCCATGGCACAGTTCACCGCCTGCTACCAGCTCGGCGGCGCCCAGCATGAATTTCGCCAGCTGACGGACGCCATGCGGGCCCAGTTCGATGCGCTGGCCAGGCAGGTGGACCAGAAAGTGAGCAGCGTGGCCGAGGAGAACGGGGGGCTGCAACGCCAGAAGGCCACCTGCGCCCACAGCCTGCAGGAGAAGGAGCGCCAGGCGGGCGAACAGAAACAGCAGTGCGAGAGGGAGAAGCAGCTGCTCCGGGATGCCCAGGACGCAGAGACCAAGAAGATGTACgcggagaggcagcagctggTCGGCGAGAAGGAGACCCTCCAGCTGCAGCTGCAACAGAGCAAAACAGCGTGCCTGAATCTCAGG GGGACCTCTTCGTTCCCAAGCAGCTCGTTCGTGAGGCCGGGGAGCCCCGTTTCGTCCGGGGGCGCCAACACGATGGGGAGCCATTGGAACGCAGGGAAAGTCGTGAACAATGCTGGTTCGGTTTCCAGCCCACATATCTTCCTTGGAAGAGCAGGTGCAGTCGGGCAGCCGAATCCTGCCTCCCCGGGAATTCCAAGCAATGCTG ACCGATTGAGAACTGTGGAGAACAAGAGACCCCCTTTGGAGATCGGGAAGCTGCCGAACCAGCTGCCAGCCATCCCCGCGGGACAACCCCCCAG CGGTTAA